The stretch of DNA TGCCATGCATGTGGCTGCAGAGGAGCTGAACAGGAGAGGACCTACCTGCAGCAAGATGACATTCCCAGAGACGCAACTCTGTATGCTCTCCATCCCAAGAAGCTGAACAAAGGAAACGTGGTAACTATCTTTATTATCCAAATTCTAGATGAAAGGTCCTGCCTAAGGACAGGACCGGCTAGCTGCCAAAGTGGGGTGAGGAGTGACTCCAACGGGCAGCCTCCCTGTGGGCGGCCTTCTGGATCCACTGCTCTAGGGCAGATGCCCTCAGAGCACACgctgagcccaggctggccccagagcTCCTAGGAGGGGCACAGCCACAGGTACCCCTTGACACAGGTGTGCAAACCAAGGTTCTGAGCTGGACAAAAGGGGAGCAAGGCGCGATGTCATCGTGGCAGACAGCTGGCCACAGGGTCTGGCCGAAGCTGCACAAAGTTCATGGGGCACAGCAGCGGGCACATCTTCTCATGCTCCTTCAGAGCCTCGCTCAGGTGCAGCAGCTCCTCCTTCAGCTTTGAAATCTCCCTGCGCAGCACGGCATTCTCCTGCTCCAGGCACTCATGCTCCTGTTCAAGAGAGAGGACAGGTAGACGGGTGTGGAGGTGCACGACAGTGGTCCCAGCCTTCgggcagcagaggtaggaggCTCAAgaatgcaaggccagcctgggctataggagagtcttcccatttgttttattttgagacaggtctcactatgtatcccaggctagtctgGTACTTACCATGTGTCTCAGGCTAGCTTCACGCTTATGGTCTTCCCGTCTAGCTCCTGTGTACTAGGGTTTCAGATGTGTACCAAGGTGTTGGGTCACCCTCGTGTTTACTGGATTTAGATCTCTGTCTCCCCACAAGAATAAAATGGTCCTAACAGTACAGCTTTCCTTTTTTAATCAATACTCCTGCAGTATAATTTACATGAAACGTGTCTATATTAAGTGTCTGTAATTCAGGGAGTAGTAACAgaactatacatacacacacctgtgctAAGACACAGGACATCCCCATCACTCCAAAGTGGTCCCTCCTACCCATTTCCATCAGCTCTCATCCCAACACTGACCTTCTTTTTGAAGGTCTCTGGTGGGTTCATGGCCACCCCAATACCAAGAATAGTAGCTGACACAGCATGCCTTTGGCTGCATTAATAAATGCATGAA from Peromyscus eremicus chromosome 15, PerEre_H2_v1, whole genome shotgun sequence encodes:
- the Batf3 gene encoding basic leucine zipper transcriptional factor ATF-like 3, with amino-acid sequence MSQGPPAGSVLQRSVAAPGNQPQSPEDDDRKVRRREKNRVAAQRSRKKQTQKADRLHEEHECLEQENAVLRREISKLKEELLHLSEALKEHEKMCPLLCPMNFVQLRPDPVASCLPR